The following proteins come from a genomic window of Leguminivora glycinivorella isolate SPB_JAAS2020 chromosome 6, LegGlyc_1.1, whole genome shotgun sequence:
- the LOC125226829 gene encoding ral guanine nucleotide dissociation stimulator isoform X5 → MNQDDESLQPTWRLWGEERVDGAIYTVYLKKVRYHRPTRSASSESDDEISHLEWETVRVRFVKAGTVERLVEALATDDGELESTYVNVFLATYRSFAECNRVLDLLLRRYEALAAEDVLPSATDTSQQHRKTLVACLHVWLDTYPEDFRQPPHHPALQQLLAFTQLHLPGSELHSKVLQKLAIFKAERNGISSGAHSASPGAGAGGGGVCLAPGMRHLSHHTALYRLPHVPHRHFAEQLTRMDMTLFRKLVPHQCLGAVWSRRDKDRGHDAGSVLATVNQFNAVSFRVISTVLVEPELRAQDRADVLAAWLDIARELRVLKNFSSLKAIISGLQSNSVYRLRKTWALLPKEKAELFDELARIFSEDNNRWAQRELLMREGTAKFADTVGENDRQLQKLLHERGSPGVSHGTIPYLGTFLTDLTMIDTAIPDTVADGLINFDKRRKEFEVLAQIKLLQGAANAYHLASDPMFDRWFDSVLVLDDREAHQLSCQIEPPTNPPKERRPKKTNDNNGHGHRKNDSIASTSSSNSSQFYCETDGVASAWKRDSLERRASPTRLSHGSSSSSLPSLDASLSSAASAHKPNGKPGASPAHAHARAGPDFYIIRVTYESDCAETEGVVLYKSIMLSNNERTPQVVRNAMLKLNLDGDPDQYTLAQVLPDREMLLPANANVYYAVNTAYNLNFILRPRKPPPEPVANGKPRKRT, encoded by the exons gAGTCGGATGACGAGATCTCTCACCTGGAGTGGGAGACGGTCCGGGTGCGCTTCGTGAAGGCAGGCACAGTAGAGCGCCTAGTCGAGGCCCTGGCCACGGACGATGGCGAACTCGAGTCTACATACGTCAACGTGTTCCTCGCTACCTACCG TTCGTTTGCGGAGTGCAATCGAGTATTGGACCTGCTCCTGCGACGGTACGAAGCCCTGGCGGCGGAGGACGTGCTGCCCTCGGCGACAGATACCTCCCAACAACACCGAAA AACCCTTGTGGCGTGCCTGCACGTGTGGCTGGACACGTACCCGGAGGACTTCCGGCAACCGCCGCACCACCCCGCTCTGCAGCAGCTGCTCGCCTTCACGCAGCTCCATCTGCCGGGCTCCGAGCTGCACTCGAAG GTATTACAGAAGCTAGCGATATTCAAAGCGGAGCGGAATGGCATTTCGAGCGGCGCTCACAGCGCCAGCCCGGGCGCGGGAGCGGGCGGGGGCGGCGTGTGCCTGGCGCCCGGCATGCGGCACCTGTCGCACCACACGGCGCTGTACCGGCTGCCGCACGTGCCGCACCGGCACTTCGCGGAGCAGCTCACGCGCATGGACATGACGCTGTTCCGGAAGCTCGTGCCGCACCAGTGCCTCGGCGCCGTGTGGTCGCGCCGCGACAAGGACCGCGGCCACGACGCCGGCTCCGTGCTCGCCACCGTCAACCAGTTCAACGCCGTCTCCTTCCGCGTCATCTCCACCGTGCTCGTGGAGCCCGAGCTGCGCGCGCAGGACCGCGCCGACGTGCTCGCCGCCTGGCTCGACATCGCGCGCGAGCTGCGCGTCCTCAAGAACTTCTCCTCGCTGAAGGCCATCATCTCCGGCCTGCAGAGCAACTCCGTCTACCGGCTGAGGAAGACGTGGGCGCTCCTCCCGAAGGAGAAGGCGGAGCTGTTCGACGAGCTGGCGCGCATATTCAGCGAGGACAACAACCGGTGGGCGCAGCGGGAGCTGCTGATGCGGGAGGGCACCGCCAAGTTCGCCGACACGGTGGGCGAGAACGACCGCCAGCTGCAGAAGCTGCTGCACGAGCGCGGCTCGCCCGGCGTCAGCCACGGCACGATACCCTACCTCGGCACCTTCCTGACCGACCTCACGATGATCGACACCGCCATCCCGGACACGGTCGCCGACGGCCTGATAAACTTCGACAAGCGACGGAAAGAGTTCGAGGTGCTCGCCCAGATAAAGCTGTTGCAGGGCGCCGCGAACGCGTACCACCTCGCCTCCGATCCGATGTTCGACCGGTGGTTCGACTCGGTGCTCGTGCTCGACGACCGCGAGGCGCACCAGCTGTCGTGCCAGATCGAGCCCCCGACGAACCCGCCGAAGGAGCGGAGGCCGAAAAAGACGAACGACAACAACGGCCACGGGCACCGGAAGAACGACTCTATAGCGAGCACGAGCTCGAGCAACAGCTCGCAGTTCTACTGCGAGACGGACGGCGTCGCGAGCGCGTGGAAGCGGGACAGCCTCGAGCGGCGCGCGTCGCCCACGCGCCTGTCGCACGgctcgtcgtcgtcgtcgctgCCGTCGCTGGACGCGTCGCTGTCGAGCGCGGCCAGCGCGCACAAGCCCAACGGCAAGCCCGGCGCCAGTCCCGCGCATGCGCACGCGCGCGCCGGCCCCGACTTCTACATCATCCGCGTCACCTACGAGTCGGACTGCGCCGAGACCGAGGGCGTGGTGCTGTACAAGTCCATCATGCTGTCCAACAACGAGCGCACGCCGCAGGTGGTGCGCAACGCCATGCTCAAGCTCAACCTCGACGGCGACCCCGACCAGTACACGCTCGCTCAAGTCTTACCTGATAGAG AAATGTTGCTCCCGGCGAACGCGAACGTTTACTACGCAGTGAACACGGCGTACAACCTGAACTTCATCCTGCGCCCGCGCAAGCCGCCGCCCGAGCCCGTGGCCAACGGCAAGCCGCGCAAGCGCACCTGA